GAGAGGAGAACCGGGCGGAGCACGCCTTGGCCACTGCCAGGACGTTTAAGCCGGATCTGATCATTCTGGATATCGTGATGCCCAACGTAGACGGGGGCGAAGTCGCAGCCCAGCTCAAAGCCGATAAGGCACTCAAAGAGACCCCGCTGGTGTTCTTAACCGCTGTGGCGACAAAAAAAGAAGCCGAAAAAATGGGGGGCACGATCGGCGGGCATCCATTTATCGCAAAGCCAGCGAATCTAGAAGAACTGGAGGAATTGATCGAAAAGCAACTGCAAAAAAAACAAGGAGGAATGCGCTGTGGCGAAGAAGAAGATCCTGCTTATCGATGACGAGGAAGATGCCTGCACGGTGCTAAAGCTCGTTATTGAGACGACCACTCAATACGAAGCGTTGGTGGCTACCAGCGGTGAAGCCGGCCTCGAGCTCATCAAGACGCACAAGCCGGACCTGGTCCTCCTCGACATTATGATGCCAGGCATGGATGGGATTGCGACCCTGAAACGGATCAAGGCCACCACCCCGGATCTTCCGGTGGCGATGGTAACAGCAGTCCATAAGGAAGAAGAGGCGAGAAAGTGCTTTGACTTGGGGGCGTACGAGTACATCACAAAACCGGTTGATTTCGAGCAGCTGAAGACGGCAATGTTGGTTAAGCTCTTCTAGGATATAATCCAGGCAAGACGTTCCGATACCCCACCCTGGTTCTGCTCTATCTCCTCCTGCGTCGAACCTGCACAGGCCTTTAATCTCGGCCCCTTAGCTCTCCTTGAAAGTCACGGAAAATCCCCCTTGGCACTGATTATGGAAGGATATAGTATAATCCACGAACTGCGGGCGTAGCCGGGGTACACCCCCTAGCCTTGGTCGAGTTATACGCGGAAGCAACGACCATGATAGACCATAAACCATCCAACACGGAGCGCAGGCGTACAGAGGAGGCGATTGACCGACTCCGCCATCAAAACGAGCTGATTTTGAACGCGGCTGGAGAAGGGATCTACGGCCTGGATCTGGATGGAAAAATCACCTTTGTGAATCCGGCGGCGGCGCGGATGATCGAGTGGCGGGTCGAAGAGCTGATCGGTAAGACCATGCACGATATCCTGCACTACTCGAAGCCGGATGGGAGTCCCTATCCTCGGGAGGAATGTCCCATCCATGCGGCATTTCGGGATGGAACCGTCTATCACGTGACAGACGAGGTCTTTTGGCGAAAGGACGGCATGTGCTTCCCCGTTGAGTACATCAGTACTCCCATTCGGGACGACCAAGGAGAGGTCATCGGGGCAGTCGTGAAGTTCAAGGACATTACTGAGCAGAGGCAGGCGGAGGAAAAATTACGTTTGCAGGCGCAACTATTGGACAGCGTCCGCGAATCCATAGTTGCGACGGATTTAGAGGGCCACGTCGTCTACTGGGGCAAAGGTGCCGAGGCCTTATATGGATATCGCGCCGACGAGGTCATTGGAAAGCCCATCACATTCATTGTCGAGTCCCATGAGGAAGACGAAGAACGGCGACGAATAGACGCAGTTCGGACGAGGGGCTTGTGGTGCGGTCAGTACTGGCAGCGACGCAAGGATGGGTCCAAGTTCTGGGCCGATACGGTCATTTCACTTGTGACTGATGAGAAGGGACAGCCTTGTGGGTTTATCGGTATCGATCGCGACATCACCGAGCGCAAGCGGGCGGAGGAAGCCTTGCGAGAGAGCGAAGAGCGCCTTCGCAAGATCTTTGAGGAAGGCCCGCTCGGGATGGCTATCATTGACTTGGATTATCGATTTGTCAAAGTCAATGGTGCCCTGTGCAAGATGGTGGGATACACAGAGCAAGAACTGACAGGACTGACATTTGCTGAGATCACCCATCCGGAGGATATCGACAAGGATGTGCGACTCAGTGAGCAAATTTTCGGTGGAGAGATACCCTTTTTTCATCTGGAAAAAAGGTACATCAAGAAGGACGGGGGGATTCTCTGGATTGGCCTGACGGCTTGTGTCATCCGCGATGAGCAGGGAAAGCCTCAGTATGGTCTGGCAA
The Candidatus Methylomirabilota bacterium DNA segment above includes these coding regions:
- a CDS encoding response regulator, whose product is MQKKRILLIDDEPDVTGLLKLNLENTGAYEVREENRAEHALATARTFKPDLIILDIVMPNVDGGEVAAQLKADKALKETPLVFLTAVATKKEAEKMGGTIGGHPFIAKPANLEELEELIEKQLQKKQGGMRCGEEEDPAYR
- a CDS encoding response regulator, yielding MAKKKILLIDDEEDACTVLKLVIETTTQYEALVATSGEAGLELIKTHKPDLVLLDIMMPGMDGIATLKRIKATTPDLPVAMVTAVHKEEEARKCFDLGAYEYITKPVDFEQLKTAMLVKLF
- a CDS encoding PAS domain S-box protein, with amino-acid sequence MIDHKPSNTERRRTEEAIDRLRHQNELILNAAGEGIYGLDLDGKITFVNPAAARMIEWRVEELIGKTMHDILHYSKPDGSPYPREECPIHAAFRDGTVYHVTDEVFWRKDGMCFPVEYISTPIRDDQGEVIGAVVKFKDITEQRQAEEKLRLQAQLLDSVRESIVATDLEGHVVYWGKGAEALYGYRADEVIGKPITFIVESHEEDEERRRIDAVRTRGLWCGQYWQRRKDGSKFWADTVISLVTDEKGQPCGFIGIDRDITERKRAEEALRESEERLRKIFEEGPLGMAIIDLDYRFVKVNGALCKMVGYTEQELTGLTFAEITHPEDIDKDVRLSEQIFGGEIPFFHLEKRYIKKDGGILWIGLTACVIRDEQGKPQYGLAMIEDITERKRAEEALRRLNEQLELGFQERTAKLSEAIGILEEQIDERHRAEEELLSSREQLRALSTRLLSVQEEERSRIAREIHDELGQALTGLKIDLTWVAQRLAPNQEHVKKKTDWMTHLIDTTVQTVRRISTELRPRILDHLGLVAALEWQIREFQDRTGIACMFTKHPEEITVHVERATTVFRICQEALTNVGRHAFATRIDLSLTKVGQDLVLEVRDNGTGITKEAVADPKSLGLIGMRERVLPMGGDVTIKGVRGKGTAVTVRIPIREGGASLVGEST